A genomic stretch from Cyprinus carpio isolate SPL01 chromosome A12, ASM1834038v1, whole genome shotgun sequence includes:
- the LOC109099662 gene encoding von Willebrand factor A domain-containing protein 2-like — MSSSNRLHLLLMFLFGQVWSISSVQEMQTDLETIMKINAAGEMMQCSTAMDILFVMDSSYSVGKGGFERSLHYVLKLCEALDVSTVKVRVGVILFGSTPKLEISLDSYKSKEELKKKMKKIHYRGGSTQTGLALKFVLRKGFSGGRNSTVPRVVILLSDGKSQGAVQLAASELKLSGVTLFGVGVRYPRWEELRKLASSPSDSYVFFAEHFSDAVNGLFTTLTTSSVCTAVPSGCKVESYPCVQKTLETVKELQGNFMCWKGSKGYLPYTSLCPHYRYNKVYRQHPVVCHRTICPEPCDSQPCQNGGTCISEGLEKYRCECPAGYGSDPNCAPILSFDCSVDVLFLLEGSSKLTLEGFLHFKSFLKRFMQAVLSSDTPVKMGLSQYGNDVKIEAKIGDHRDPVKLIQAVEGLEYRGGQAKAGNALHYVTRHGFQSTPVFADIQDDLPRVVVLLTGTPSVDPVIEPAKYARDREIFIIGVAPEEMRAEINNITGNPQRTIKYQSPDRLSAKIPELRAKICSVDNQGCLGQALDLVFVLDASSGVGKDNFVHLQDFVRSTSVQFDINRDVAQMGLVVYGRRPVTVFDLDKYDSGSAVLKAVGDAAFLGGKASTGSALLHVLSQSLTVGKGARPGVNKAVVVLTDGTGVEDAAVPAQKIRDSGVSVFVIGIGDIHQEVLFRIVGSEDHMISVPSYDDLKYSEDVLVQMVCSDVKKPVNLCSPNPCMNDGICVLLKGSYRCECHGRKGPHCETRSREKPSRGDLPKPAGLRRRQQKSEKELLQRYREHRGRHVSPTQHR; from the exons ATGTCCTCTAGTAACCGGCTGCATCTCCTTCTCATGTTCCTGTTTGGTCAAG TTTGGTCCATTTCCTCTGTGCAAGAAATGCAAACGGATCTCGAAACCATTATGAAGATAAACGCTGCTGGAGAAA TGATGCAGTGCTCCACAGCAATGGATATTCTCTTTGTGATGGATAGCTCTTACAGCGTTGGGAAAGGAGGATTTGAGCGGTCCCTCCATTATGTGTTGAAGCTGTGTGAGGCTCTCGATGTCAGCACAGTCAAG GTGAGAGTTGGTGTTATTCTGTTTGGTTCCACGCCCAAATTGGAAATCAGTCTAGACTCCTACAAGAGCAAAGAGGAGCTGAAGAAAAAGATGAAGAAGATCCACTATAG AGGTGGAAGCACACAGACAGGTCTGGCTCTGAAGTTTGTTTTGAGGAAGGGGTTTTCCGGCGGACGCAATTCCACAGTGCCACGCGTCGTAATCCTCTTATCTGACGGAAAGTCCCAGGGGGCAGTGCAGCTGGCTGCCTCGGAGCTCAAGCTGTCTGGAGTGACTCTGTTTGGCGTGGGGGTCCGTTACCCTAG ATGGGAAGAGCTCCGTAAATTGGCTAGCAGCCCCTCAGACTCTTACGTATTCTTCGCGGAGCACTTCAGTGACGCTGTAAATGGATTATTCACCACCCTAACCACCTCATCCGTCTGCACTGCCGTTCCTTCAG GGTGTAAAGTGGAGTCTTACCCGTGTGTTCAGAAAACCCTGGAGACGGTCAAAGAGCTTCAGGGAAACTTTATGTGCTGGAAGGGGTCCAAGGGATACTTACCGTACACATCCCTCTGCCCTCATTACAG GTATAACAAAGTTTACAGGCAACACCCTGTTGTCTGTCACAGAACTATATGTCCAG AACCCTGTGATTCTCAGCCCTGTCAGAACGGGGGGACGTGTATATCTGAGGGACTGGAGAAATACCGCTGTGAGTGTCCCGCGGGGTACGGCAGTGACCCCAATTGTG CTCCCATTCTAAGTTTTGACTGCTCTGTGGATGTGCTCTTCCTGCTTGAGGGCTCCTCTAAACTTACTTTGGAGGGTTTCTTGCACTTCAAATCCTTCCTGAAGCGTTTCATGCAGGCTGTACTGAGTTCTGACACCCCTGTGAAGATGGGGTTGTCCCAGTATGGAAACGACGTGAAGATCGAGGCCAAAATTGGGGACCACAGAGACCCGGTGAAACTGATCCAGGCTGTTGAGGGCTTGGAGTATCGGGGTGGGCAGGCCAAGGCTGGAAACGCCCTTCACTACGTCACACGCCACGGCTTCCAGAGCACACCCGTGTTCGCCGACATTCAGGACGACCTGCCGCGAGTGGTAGTGCTGCTCACAGGAACGCCGTCAGTGGACCCTGTGATAGAGCCAGCGAAGTACGCACGGGACAGGGAGATCTTCATCATCGGTGTAGCGCCAGAAGAGATGAGGGCTGAAATAAACAACATCACTGGGAACCCCCAGCGCACCATCAAATACCAGTCACCCGACAGATTGAGCGCAAAGATCCCCGAACTAAGAGCCAAAATTTGCAGTGTCGACAACCAGG gCTGTCTGGGTCAAGCTTTGGACCTTGTTTTTGTACTGGATGCCTCCAGTGGTGTAGGAAAGGACAATTTCGTCCACCTTCAAGACTTTGTTCGGAGCACCTCAGTGCAGTTCGACATCAATCGTGATGTGGCTCAGATGGGACTGGTGGTTTATGGGAGGCGGCCCGTCACGGTCTTTGACCTGGACAAGTATGACTCGGGCTCCGCTGTGCTGAAGGCAGTGGGAGACGCTGCTTTTCTGGGTGGGAAGGCCTCTACAGGTTCAGCCCTGCTCCATGTGCTCTCCCAAAGCCTGACGGTGGGGAAAGGAGCACGGCCTGGAGTCAACAAGGCGGTGGTGGTACTGACTGATGGGACGGGTGTGGAAGATGCAGCAGTGCCCGCCCAGAAGATCCGGGATAGTGGAGTGTCAGTGTTTGTGATCGGCATCGGGGACATACATCAGGAGGTTCTCTTCCGCATCGTCGGCTCTGAGGATCACATGATCTCTGTACCTTCATATGATGACCTGAAATACTCTGAGGATGTGCTGGTACAGATGGTGTGTTCAG ATGTGAAAAAACCTGTTAACCTGTGCAGTCCAAACCCCTGTATGAATGATGGCATCTGTGTGCTGCTGAAAGGCAGCTACCGCTGTGAATGTCATGGCCGGAAGGGTCCACACTGCGAAACAC GAAGCAGAGAGAAGCCATCCAGAGGAGATCTTCCTAAACCTGCAGGTCTGAGGCGCCGTCAGCAAAAGAGTGAAAAAGAGCTGTTGCAGCGCTATAGGGAGCACCGCGGGAGACACGTGTCCCCGACACAGCACAgataa
- the LOC109099660 gene encoding tudor domain-containing protein 1-like isoform X1 — protein MNRAFTQTLMRPNLPLRRPATGPSSLTPRGPAPTFHELALENLLASDMLDGPVGDAVRKENVFSAKNSQNCGDFLSPSQTAGSMVGPLVKLCNYCSHQGNFRCNRCKKTCYCSVACQTQDWKAHRHVCKPSIPEVASDKTKESTAMPSGNGLGGLQAKEICVDVQPNRMYRRDLRKNVVSKGSEIQGTVIDLRNPGEFSIHLQSVEMMESLKNITTELQKAYSTSFAAEYKPEIGELCAVKFSLDRNWYRAEVRSVDVTRRVVSVFYIDFGNEENVTLDNIRPLSENIDAAPPFALQCCVAGVKPLTGSWTGECTIAVRQLIAGKSLTFTVLDIMNDGALLAVDVPLSTLGKYMSTFLIEQGYAVKEDVPVKPQTEHDINSLMTASFENFKRLSGGKNENSEARPPEPLSQGVGDTFTAIVTHLQSPSEILCQKLENANIIQQLQASLREHCSKTPASENFRPAPGTVCCSLFSEDNQWYRAKVLAYSSEDCVCVGYIDFGNSEEVELYRLRPISKELLALATQSIPCSLAGIKCPAGTWPEEAILMVKRLVCNRFIRVEILGKKDGRALVSMIDESSDPQTNAAEVLVNMGYAAIESVETEKNEPTQASFPEMPSLSPPFVEKMEWTCAELPFDGQKVELIISSLKSLDEFYCYNYSKADAHILTELSYELMKHCELERASFTPTVGEPCCALFTGDARWYRAMVLEVFGEGKAKVYFVDYGNSCEVEAAHLKAITPSLLKLPFQAIRCWLAGVEPVEGQWNKEAIHKFQALCAGQPLSGRVLSISEKGYGVELESAGQSIAAMLISEHLAKPYGQVKQPPVQQAKPTSQIEDLPTLKPIDQSPPAEEPSKVNKGAAKDTEGSTSSIGSFPLNWKTLELSCTDTFQPRVAAVISPSLFYIMNPGQVNVEGLKAVMTDVAKYCSKQPVPNQCHPLPGAACCAQFSGDKNWYRAVVLEVTSKHAHVIYADYGNMETVSVSSILPITKELLQHPFQIVRCALAGKENFPTVWPSEVLELFANQLSGGILASLQGFDGTSNLLTLTQQSGQTNRDINSIILGALQKGQSKANSKPPVTAVEEKKDVHQRQTPTVSSVKATDQPQSAHVEKPDLEDQAPPLSASYRLEEPENTSKTMTSVECTEPHKITSTKDGNVPQSCCCLELKQKIDHIEKLILLLVKQVGGTK, from the exons ATGAATCGAGCCTTCACTCAGACCCTGATGAGACCCAATCTCCCTTTGAGGAGACCTGCGACTGGACCGAGTTCACTTACTCCTAGAGGCCCAGCACCAACCTTTCACGAGCTCGCTCTAGAAAATCTGCTAGCAAGTGACATGCTAGATG GTCCTGTGGGTGATGCCGTTCGAAAGGAGAATgtgttttctgcaaaaaataGTCAGAAT TGTGGAGACTTTTTGTCTCCCTCCCAGACAGCGGGGTCTATGGTGGGCCCACTGGTAAAGCTGTGCAATTACTGCAGTCACCAGG GAAACTTCAGGTGCAATCGTTGTAAGAAAACATGCTACTGTTCTGTAGCTTGTCAGACTCAGGATTGGAAAGCTCACCGACATGTCTGCAAACCTAGCATCCCAGAAGTTGCCAG tgATAAAACTAAAGAATCCACAGCTATGCCAAGTGGAAATGGACTTGGTGGCCTTCAAGCTAAG gaAATCTGTGTTGATGTACAGCCAAACAGAATGTATCGACGTGATTTGCGCAAGAATGTTGTTTCTAAAGGATCTGAGATACAG GGTACAGTGATTGATCTGAGGAACCCTGGGGAATTCTCCATTCACCTGCAGTCAGTGGAGATGATGGAGTCCCTGAAAAACATCACCACAGAGCTCCAGAAGGCCTATAGCACTTCATTTGCTGCTGAGTACAAGCCTGAAATTGGGGAGCTCTGTGCGGTAAAATTTTCTCTTGATCGG AACTGGTATCGAGCTGAGGTTCGGTCAGTCGATGTGACCCGCAGAGTTGTTAGTGTCTTTTACATCGACTTTGGAAATGAGGAGAATGTTACACTTGATAACATCAGGCCTCTCTCTGAGAACATTGATGCTGCACCACCATTT GCTTTGCAGTGCTGTGTTGCTGGGGTTAAGCCTCTGACAGGAAGTTGGACAGGCGAATGCACTATTGCTGTCAGGCAGTTAATTGCTGGAAAGAGTCTGACTTTCACAGTGTTGGATATCATGAATGATGGAGCTCTGCTTGCGGTAGATGTTCCTCTAAGCACTCTTG GTAAATACATGAGCACTTTCCTGATAGAGCAGGGCTATGCCGTAAAGGAGGACGTTCCTGTCAAACCACAGACTGAACATGACATCA ATTCATTGATGACAGCATCCTTTGAGAACTTCAAGCGCTTGTCTGGAGGAAAGAATGAGAACTCTGAAGCCAGGCCTCCAGAGCCGTTGTCTCAAGGAGTGGGTGACACCTTCACTGCTATTGTCACCCACCTCCAGTCTCCCTCAGAGATCCTCTGTCAGAAGCTTGAAAATGCGA ATATAATCCAGCAGTTGCAGGCGAGTTTACGGGAGCACTGCTCAAAAACTCCAGCCAGTGAGAACTTCAGACCTGCACCAGGAACTGTCTGCTGCTCACTCTTCTCTG AGGACAACCAGTGGTATAGAGCTAAAGTTCTAGCATATTCCTCggaagattgtgtgtgtgttggttacATTGACTTTGGAAATTCTGAGGAGGTTGAGTTATATCGCCTACGACCAATCAGCAAAGAGTTGCTGGCTTTGGCAACTCAATCAATCCCTTGTTCTTTAGCAG GTATAAAGTGTCCAGCAGGCACCTGGCCAGAGGAGGCCATTTTGATGGTGAAACGTCTGGTTTGCAACCGCTTCATACGGGTTGAGATTCTGGGTAAGAAGGATGGTAGGGCTCTGGTGTCCATGATTGACGAGTCTAGTGACCCTCAGACCAATGCCGCTGAGGTGTTGGTTAACATGGGTTATGCTGCCATTGAAAGTGTGGAGACAGAGAAGAATGAACCGACTCAAGCCTCCTTCCCTGAAATGCCTT CCCTCAGTCCACCTTTTGTTGAGAAAATGGAGTGGACTTGTGCTGAGCTTCCCTTTGATGGCCAGAAGGTGGAGCTGATAATCAGTAGTCTGAAGAGCCTTGATGAATTCTACTGTTATAACTACAGCAAAGCAG ATGCACATATCCTGACAGAGCTGTCCTATGAGCTCATGAAGCATTGTGAATTGGAGAGAGCTTCCTTTACCCCAACTGTAGGAGAACCGTGTTGTGCTCTCTTCACAG GAGATGCCCGCTGGTACAGGGCCATGGTATTAGAAGTGTTTGGAGAGGGTAAGGCCAAGGTTTATTTTGTGGACTATGGGAACTCTTGTGAGGTGGAGGCAGCACATCTAAAGGCCATCACCCCAAGCCTGCTCAAACTGCCTTTCCAAGCAATTCGCTGCTGGCTTGCAG GAGTGGAACCAGTGGAGGGTCAGTGGAATAAAGAGGCAATACATAAGTTTCAGGCTCTTTGTGCCGGTCAGCCGTTGAGTGGAAGAGTGCTGTCCATCTCTGAGAAGGGTTATGGGGTGGAGCTGGAAAGCGCCGGACAAAGCATTGCTGCTATGCTAATCTCGGAGCACCTGGCTAAACCTTATGGACAGGTGAAACAGCCTCCTGTGCAGCAAGCTAAACCCACCAGTCAGATTGAGGATTTGCCCACCCTTAAACCCATTGATCAGAGTCCACCTGCTGAAGAGCCTTCGAAAGTGAACAAGGGAGCtgccaaagacacagaaggttcAACCTCATCAA TTGGCTCTTTTCCTTTGAACTGGAAAACACTGGAGCTGTCTTGCACTGATACTTTCCAACCAAGGGTGGCAGCAGTGATCAGCCCTAGTCTCTTTTACATAATGAATCCTGGACAAG TGAATGTAGAGGGTCTGAAGGCTGTTATGACTGATGTTGCGAAGTACTGCAGCAAACAGCCAGTCCCCAATCAGTGCCACCCTTTACCAGGAGCAGCTTGTTGTGCACAATTCTCAG GTGACAAAAATTGGTACCGAGCTGTTGTGTTGGAGGTAACAAGCAAGCATGCACATGTAATTTACGCCGATTATGGGAACATGGAGACGGTCTCTGTCTCCAGTATCCTTCCCATCACCAAAGAACTTCTCCAGCATCCATTCCAGATCGTCAGATGTGCACTGGCAG GTAAAGAGAACTTCCCTACAGTGTGGCCCTCTGAAGTTTTGGAACTCTTTGCGAATCAGTTGAGCGGGGGCATCCTGGCATCTCTGCAGGGCTTTGATGGGACCTCCAACTTGCTAACCCTTACCCAGCAGTCTGGTCAGACTAACAGAGACATTAATTCCATTATTCTTGGAGCTCTGCAGAAAGGACAGAGCAAGGCTAACTCAAAGCCACCTGTCACTGCTGTTGAGGAAAAAAAGGATGTACATCAGAGGCAGACACCGACCGTCAGCTCAGTCAAGGCCACAGATCAACCTCAATCTGCACATGTTGAGAAACCTGACCTTGAAGATCAAGCCCCACCTCTAAGTGCCAGCTACAGGCTTGAGGAACCAG AAAACACGTCCAAGACGATGACTTCAGTGGAATGCACTGAGCCACACAAAATTACAAGCACAAAGGACGGCAATG TTCCTCAATCATGCTGctgtcttgagctcaaacaaaaG ATTGACCATATTGAGAAATTGATTCTCCTCCTCGTGAAACAAGTTGGTGGAACCAAATAG
- the LOC109099660 gene encoding tudor domain-containing protein 1-like isoform X2, giving the protein MNRAFTQTLMRPNLPLRRPATGPSSLTPRGPAPTFHELALENLLASDMLDGPVGDAVRKENVFSAKNSQNCGDFLSPSQTAGSMVGPLVKLCNYCSHQGNFRCNRCKKTCYCSVACQTQDWKAHRHVCKPSIPEVASDKTKESTAMPSGNGLGGLQAKPNRMYRRDLRKNVVSKGSEIQGTVIDLRNPGEFSIHLQSVEMMESLKNITTELQKAYSTSFAAEYKPEIGELCAVKFSLDRNWYRAEVRSVDVTRRVVSVFYIDFGNEENVTLDNIRPLSENIDAAPPFALQCCVAGVKPLTGSWTGECTIAVRQLIAGKSLTFTVLDIMNDGALLAVDVPLSTLGKYMSTFLIEQGYAVKEDVPVKPQTEHDINSLMTASFENFKRLSGGKNENSEARPPEPLSQGVGDTFTAIVTHLQSPSEILCQKLENANIIQQLQASLREHCSKTPASENFRPAPGTVCCSLFSEDNQWYRAKVLAYSSEDCVCVGYIDFGNSEEVELYRLRPISKELLALATQSIPCSLAGIKCPAGTWPEEAILMVKRLVCNRFIRVEILGKKDGRALVSMIDESSDPQTNAAEVLVNMGYAAIESVETEKNEPTQASFPEMPSLSPPFVEKMEWTCAELPFDGQKVELIISSLKSLDEFYCYNYSKADAHILTELSYELMKHCELERASFTPTVGEPCCALFTGDARWYRAMVLEVFGEGKAKVYFVDYGNSCEVEAAHLKAITPSLLKLPFQAIRCWLAGVEPVEGQWNKEAIHKFQALCAGQPLSGRVLSISEKGYGVELESAGQSIAAMLISEHLAKPYGQVKQPPVQQAKPTSQIEDLPTLKPIDQSPPAEEPSKVNKGAAKDTEGSTSSIGSFPLNWKTLELSCTDTFQPRVAAVISPSLFYIMNPGQVNVEGLKAVMTDVAKYCSKQPVPNQCHPLPGAACCAQFSGDKNWYRAVVLEVTSKHAHVIYADYGNMETVSVSSILPITKELLQHPFQIVRCALAGKENFPTVWPSEVLELFANQLSGGILASLQGFDGTSNLLTLTQQSGQTNRDINSIILGALQKGQSKANSKPPVTAVEEKKDVHQRQTPTVSSVKATDQPQSAHVEKPDLEDQAPPLSASYRLEEPENTSKTMTSVECTEPHKITSTKDGNVPQSCCCLELKQKIDHIEKLILLLVKQVGGTK; this is encoded by the exons ATGAATCGAGCCTTCACTCAGACCCTGATGAGACCCAATCTCCCTTTGAGGAGACCTGCGACTGGACCGAGTTCACTTACTCCTAGAGGCCCAGCACCAACCTTTCACGAGCTCGCTCTAGAAAATCTGCTAGCAAGTGACATGCTAGATG GTCCTGTGGGTGATGCCGTTCGAAAGGAGAATgtgttttctgcaaaaaataGTCAGAAT TGTGGAGACTTTTTGTCTCCCTCCCAGACAGCGGGGTCTATGGTGGGCCCACTGGTAAAGCTGTGCAATTACTGCAGTCACCAGG GAAACTTCAGGTGCAATCGTTGTAAGAAAACATGCTACTGTTCTGTAGCTTGTCAGACTCAGGATTGGAAAGCTCACCGACATGTCTGCAAACCTAGCATCCCAGAAGTTGCCAG tgATAAAACTAAAGAATCCACAGCTATGCCAAGTGGAAATGGACTTGGTGGCCTTCAAGCTAAG CCAAACAGAATGTATCGACGTGATTTGCGCAAGAATGTTGTTTCTAAAGGATCTGAGATACAG GGTACAGTGATTGATCTGAGGAACCCTGGGGAATTCTCCATTCACCTGCAGTCAGTGGAGATGATGGAGTCCCTGAAAAACATCACCACAGAGCTCCAGAAGGCCTATAGCACTTCATTTGCTGCTGAGTACAAGCCTGAAATTGGGGAGCTCTGTGCGGTAAAATTTTCTCTTGATCGG AACTGGTATCGAGCTGAGGTTCGGTCAGTCGATGTGACCCGCAGAGTTGTTAGTGTCTTTTACATCGACTTTGGAAATGAGGAGAATGTTACACTTGATAACATCAGGCCTCTCTCTGAGAACATTGATGCTGCACCACCATTT GCTTTGCAGTGCTGTGTTGCTGGGGTTAAGCCTCTGACAGGAAGTTGGACAGGCGAATGCACTATTGCTGTCAGGCAGTTAATTGCTGGAAAGAGTCTGACTTTCACAGTGTTGGATATCATGAATGATGGAGCTCTGCTTGCGGTAGATGTTCCTCTAAGCACTCTTG GTAAATACATGAGCACTTTCCTGATAGAGCAGGGCTATGCCGTAAAGGAGGACGTTCCTGTCAAACCACAGACTGAACATGACATCA ATTCATTGATGACAGCATCCTTTGAGAACTTCAAGCGCTTGTCTGGAGGAAAGAATGAGAACTCTGAAGCCAGGCCTCCAGAGCCGTTGTCTCAAGGAGTGGGTGACACCTTCACTGCTATTGTCACCCACCTCCAGTCTCCCTCAGAGATCCTCTGTCAGAAGCTTGAAAATGCGA ATATAATCCAGCAGTTGCAGGCGAGTTTACGGGAGCACTGCTCAAAAACTCCAGCCAGTGAGAACTTCAGACCTGCACCAGGAACTGTCTGCTGCTCACTCTTCTCTG AGGACAACCAGTGGTATAGAGCTAAAGTTCTAGCATATTCCTCggaagattgtgtgtgtgttggttacATTGACTTTGGAAATTCTGAGGAGGTTGAGTTATATCGCCTACGACCAATCAGCAAAGAGTTGCTGGCTTTGGCAACTCAATCAATCCCTTGTTCTTTAGCAG GTATAAAGTGTCCAGCAGGCACCTGGCCAGAGGAGGCCATTTTGATGGTGAAACGTCTGGTTTGCAACCGCTTCATACGGGTTGAGATTCTGGGTAAGAAGGATGGTAGGGCTCTGGTGTCCATGATTGACGAGTCTAGTGACCCTCAGACCAATGCCGCTGAGGTGTTGGTTAACATGGGTTATGCTGCCATTGAAAGTGTGGAGACAGAGAAGAATGAACCGACTCAAGCCTCCTTCCCTGAAATGCCTT CCCTCAGTCCACCTTTTGTTGAGAAAATGGAGTGGACTTGTGCTGAGCTTCCCTTTGATGGCCAGAAGGTGGAGCTGATAATCAGTAGTCTGAAGAGCCTTGATGAATTCTACTGTTATAACTACAGCAAAGCAG ATGCACATATCCTGACAGAGCTGTCCTATGAGCTCATGAAGCATTGTGAATTGGAGAGAGCTTCCTTTACCCCAACTGTAGGAGAACCGTGTTGTGCTCTCTTCACAG GAGATGCCCGCTGGTACAGGGCCATGGTATTAGAAGTGTTTGGAGAGGGTAAGGCCAAGGTTTATTTTGTGGACTATGGGAACTCTTGTGAGGTGGAGGCAGCACATCTAAAGGCCATCACCCCAAGCCTGCTCAAACTGCCTTTCCAAGCAATTCGCTGCTGGCTTGCAG GAGTGGAACCAGTGGAGGGTCAGTGGAATAAAGAGGCAATACATAAGTTTCAGGCTCTTTGTGCCGGTCAGCCGTTGAGTGGAAGAGTGCTGTCCATCTCTGAGAAGGGTTATGGGGTGGAGCTGGAAAGCGCCGGACAAAGCATTGCTGCTATGCTAATCTCGGAGCACCTGGCTAAACCTTATGGACAGGTGAAACAGCCTCCTGTGCAGCAAGCTAAACCCACCAGTCAGATTGAGGATTTGCCCACCCTTAAACCCATTGATCAGAGTCCACCTGCTGAAGAGCCTTCGAAAGTGAACAAGGGAGCtgccaaagacacagaaggttcAACCTCATCAA TTGGCTCTTTTCCTTTGAACTGGAAAACACTGGAGCTGTCTTGCACTGATACTTTCCAACCAAGGGTGGCAGCAGTGATCAGCCCTAGTCTCTTTTACATAATGAATCCTGGACAAG TGAATGTAGAGGGTCTGAAGGCTGTTATGACTGATGTTGCGAAGTACTGCAGCAAACAGCCAGTCCCCAATCAGTGCCACCCTTTACCAGGAGCAGCTTGTTGTGCACAATTCTCAG GTGACAAAAATTGGTACCGAGCTGTTGTGTTGGAGGTAACAAGCAAGCATGCACATGTAATTTACGCCGATTATGGGAACATGGAGACGGTCTCTGTCTCCAGTATCCTTCCCATCACCAAAGAACTTCTCCAGCATCCATTCCAGATCGTCAGATGTGCACTGGCAG GTAAAGAGAACTTCCCTACAGTGTGGCCCTCTGAAGTTTTGGAACTCTTTGCGAATCAGTTGAGCGGGGGCATCCTGGCATCTCTGCAGGGCTTTGATGGGACCTCCAACTTGCTAACCCTTACCCAGCAGTCTGGTCAGACTAACAGAGACATTAATTCCATTATTCTTGGAGCTCTGCAGAAAGGACAGAGCAAGGCTAACTCAAAGCCACCTGTCACTGCTGTTGAGGAAAAAAAGGATGTACATCAGAGGCAGACACCGACCGTCAGCTCAGTCAAGGCCACAGATCAACCTCAATCTGCACATGTTGAGAAACCTGACCTTGAAGATCAAGCCCCACCTCTAAGTGCCAGCTACAGGCTTGAGGAACCAG AAAACACGTCCAAGACGATGACTTCAGTGGAATGCACTGAGCCACACAAAATTACAAGCACAAAGGACGGCAATG TTCCTCAATCATGCTGctgtcttgagctcaaacaaaaG ATTGACCATATTGAGAAATTGATTCTCCTCCTCGTGAAACAAGTTGGTGGAACCAAATAG